Proteins co-encoded in one Nicotiana sylvestris chromosome 7, ASM39365v2, whole genome shotgun sequence genomic window:
- the LOC138873796 gene encoding uncharacterized mitochondrial protein AtMg00810-like codes for MSHDIVIILVYVDDLLITGSSISLVEEAKHTLYNNFKVKDLGELRYFLGIEVMRSDQGILLNQQKYALELISSTGLTAAKPASTPIELNQKLTTTEYDKHVGHNGDEELQDMWSYQRLVGQLLYLTITRPDICFAVQVLSQFMQHPKQSHLTTTLRVVRYIKGSPGLGIFLKKGHITHLSAFCDSDWAACPNTRRLITGYAVKLGDSLLSWKSKKQQTLQELSIEIHQPVDVYCDSKAALQIVANPIFHERTKHIEIDCHFVREKIKSGLLAPHHISTKLQLADLLTKGLGVAQHSFLLSKLGVFDAFHPPA; via the exons ATGTCACATGACATTGTGATTATATTGGTGTATGTTGATGATCTCTTGATTACAGGCAGTAGTATCTCCTTAGTAGAAGAGGCCAAACACACATTGTATAACAACTTTAAGGTCAAGGATTTGGGTGAGCTCAGATATTTTTTGGGGATTGAGGTGATGAGATCAGACCAGGGGATATTGTTGAACCAACAAAAATATGCACTGGAATTAATCTCTTCCACAGGCTTGACTGCTGCTAAACCTGCATCTACCCCTATTGAGCTAAATCAGAAATTGACCACTACAGAATATGACAAGCATGTTGGGCACAATGGTGATGAAGAGTTGCAAGATATGTGGAGCTATCAAAGACTAGTAGGCCAGTTACTCTATTTAACCATTACACGGCCTGATATTTGTTTTGCTGTGCAAGTTCTTAGCCAATTCATGCAGCACCCCAAACAATCACACTTAACTACAACACTTCGAGTGGTTAGGTACATTAAGGGGTCACCTGGACTTGGGATTTTCCTCAAGAAAGGTCATATCACCCACCTTTCTGCCTTCTGTGATTCAGACTGGGCAGCTTGCCCAAACACTCGAAGATTGATCACTGGATATGCTGTCAAGCTTGGAGATTCCTTATTGTCGTGGAAGTCAAAGAAGCAGCAGACA CTGCAAGAATTGAGTATTGAAATACATCAGCCTGTTGATGTCTATTGTGATAGTAAAGCTGCACTTCAAATAGTAGCAAATCCCATTTTTCATGAACGAACAAAGCACATTGAGATAGATTGTCACTTTGTTCGAGAAAAAATCAAGTCTGGCTTGCTTGCTCCTCATCACATTTCGACCAAACTTCAGTTGGCTGATCTCTTGACAAAGGGACTTGGTGTTGCTCAACATTCCTTCCTTCTTTCCAAGCTTGGAGTGTTTGATGCTTTCCACCCTCCAGCTTGA
- the LOC138873795 gene encoding uncharacterized protein, whose amino-acid sequence MKLALRGKGKLGFVDGSCVKSMYKGALAEQWEKCNAIVLSWIGSTVSNELMPSIVYASNAKKVWADFQERFDRSNLTRIYHLWTAIATLRQGTDSVTSYYSKMKDLWDELNVIAPLASCDCEECRPSVELLKNIRLLQFLMGLNESYGNIRSNI is encoded by the coding sequence ATGAAATTAGCACTCCGAGGAAAGGGCAAGCTTGGATTTGTGGATGGATCGTGTGTAAAAAGTATGTATAAAGGCGCGTTAGCAGAGCAATGGGAAAAATGTAATGCAATTGTTCTATCGTGGATTGGTAGCACTGTTTCAAATGAGTTGATGCCTAGTATTGTCTATGCATCGAATGCAAAGAAGGTATGGGCTGACTTCCAAGAAAGGTTTGATAGGTCAAATTTAACTAGGATATATCATCTTTGGACTGCTATTGCAACCTTGAGACAAGGAACAGACTCGGTCACTAGCTATTACTCGAAGATGAAGGATCTATGGGATGAACTGAACGTCATAGCACCTTTGGCTTCATGTGACTGTGAGGAGTGTAGGCCTTCAGTGGAACTTCTGAAAAACATTCGTTTATTACAGTTTCTTATGGGATTGAACGAGAGCTATGGTAACATTCGAAGTAATATCTAG